One Fusarium falciforme chromosome 1, complete sequence genomic window carries:
- a CDS encoding Alanine--tRNA ligase: MWVNINRTVGGGSSRSRSSASSAWNGIAIAAARVPGFSGCDSGCGRWSRRCPPRSWRQVQTSTGGRGPYVSLLTHSAGSCRTFHSPLSAPPIIQRQPLLLHNYNLLQTNVAATPRHTTTTIFARQIPKATRRFSSFLFRRSYSSSSTMAESELKWPAARVRQTFLEYFEQRGHTIVPSSSVVPHNDPTLLFTNAGMNQFKPIFLGTIGKTDPMAGLKAAVDSQKCIRAGGKHNDLDDVGKDSYHHTFFEMLGNWSFGDYFKKEAIQYSWELLTKVYGLDPARLYVTYFEGDEKLKLEPDLEAKDLWLSVGVPEDHILPGNMKDNFWEMGDQGPCGPCSEIHYDKIGGRNAASLVNMDDPMVVEIWNNVFMQYDRQKDGSLKSLPAKHIDTGMGYERLVSALQDTVSNYATDCFTPLFKKIEEVTGARPYSDKYGKDDVDGIDTAYRVVADHIRTLSFSIADGAVPNNDGRGYVVRRVLRRGVRYARKYFNADIGAFFSKILPALVDQMGEQFPELVKKQQDIKEILDEEEIAFARTLDRGEAQFEKYAAQAVKDGSKKLEGDVVWRLYDTFGFPVDLTRLMAEERGLEIDDAEVEAARIKAREASKAVKESVQTFSKLNVHQIAELEQQLKVERTNDDAKFLQGDSKGKVQLIYDGKSFLKSTNDIPEKTALGLLLDNTNFYAESGGQVADTGRIVIDDVAEFNVLDVQNFGGYILHSGYIEYGALNSGDEVICEYDELRRSPIRNNHTGTHILNHSLREVLGDDIHQKGSLVDNEKLRFDFSHKTGVKIEELRKIEDRSNEYIRRGSRIFAKDVDLDLARQIEGCRAVFGETYPNPVRVVSIGKDIDEMLADPKNVEWRQYSVEFCGGTHVEQTGLIKDLVLIEESGIAKGIRRIIAYTGEAAHQVQREAEEFAKKLDALEKLDFTEKESQVKAVSVELSQLTISTLTKDELNKRFQKISTAVVAEQKKRQKAEAKTALDTVLKHFKANEDAKWFVGRLPIGANAKAVGEVVKHFQGKDKEKSVYLFGGSKEEGAVVHGVYVGTHLSSQGVTAEQWAASVSEVIGGRSGGKEPTRQGQGTKPENLDEGVETATKWLSEKLKL; encoded by the exons ATGTGGGTGAACATCAATCGCACTGTCGGCGGCggaagcagcagaagcagaagcagcgcCTCTTCGGCCTGGAACGGGATTGCGATAGCGGCGGCACGGGTACCGGGCTTCAGCGGTTGCGATAGCGGTTGCGGGCGTTGGAGTCGGCGCTGTCCGCCCCGGAGCTGGAGGCAAGTCCAGACGAGCACGGGTGGGCGCGGGCCTTATGTATCCCTCTTGACTCATTCAGCGGGTTCTTGTAGAACTTTCCACTCCCCTCTGTCGGCGCCACCAATAATACAGCGAcaacctcttctcctccacaacTACAACCTCCTCCAGACAAACGTCGCTGCGACTCCGCGACACACGACAACCACGATATTCGCGCGACAGATCCCCAAGGCCACAAGGAGATTTTCCTCTTTCCTCTTTCGCCGGTCTTACTCCAGCAGCTCGACCATGGCCGAGTCCGAGCTCAAGTGGCCCGCTGCGCGCGTCCGCCAGACCTTCCTCGAGTACTTTGAGCAGAGGGGCCACACGATAG tcccctcctcctccgtcgtCCCTCACAATGACCCCACCTTGCTCTTCACCAATGCGGGCATGAACCAGTTCAAGcccatcttcctcggcaCCATTGGCAAGACGGATCCCATGGCCGGCCTCAAGGCCGCTGTCGACAGCCAAAAGTGCATTCGCGCCGGTGGCAAGCACAATGATCTCGACGATGTCGGCAAGGATAGCTATCACCACACCTTCTTCGAGATGTTGGGTAACTGGTCTTTCGGCGACTacttcaagaaggaggctaTTCAGTACTCTTGGGAGCTTCTGACCAAGGTCTACGGTCTCGACCCTGCCCGTCTCTACGTTACTTACTTTGAGGGTGACGAGAAGTTGAAGCTGGAGCCTGATTTGGAGGCCAAGGACCTCTGGCTGTCTGTTGGCGTGCCTGAGGACCACATTCTCCCTGGCAACATGAAGGATAACTTCTGGGAGATGGGCGACCAAGGCCCTTGCGGTCCTTGCAGTGAGATTCACTATGACAAGATCGGTGGTCGCAATGCCGCCAGCCTCGTCAACATGGACGACCCCATGGTTGTCGAGATCTGGAACAACGTTTTCATGCAGTACGACCGACAGAAGGACGGCAGCCTCAAGTCGCTGCCCGCCAAACATATCGATACCGGTATGGGCTACGAGCGATTGGTTTCTGCTCTCCAGGATACCGTCTCCAACTACGCCACCGACTGCTTCACCCCCCTTTTCAAGAAGATCGAGGAGGTGACCGGCGCCCGACCGTACAGTGACAAGTACGGCAAGGACGACGTCGACGGTATCGATACCGCTTACCGTGTTGTTGCCGACCACATTCGAACTCTCTCATTCTCCATTGCCGACGGCGCCGTCCCCAACAACGACGGTCGAGGTTACGTCGTCCGACGTGTCCTGCGACGAGGTGTTCGATATGCCAGGAAGTACTTCAACGCCGATATCGGCGCTTTCTTCTCCAAGATCCTGCCTGCCTTGGTCGACCAGATGGGCGAGCAGTTCCCCGAGCTTGTTAAGAAGCAGCAAGATATCAAGGAGAttcttgatgaggaggagattgcctTTGCACGAACTCTGGATCGCGGCGAGGCGCAGTTCGAGAAGTACGCTGCTCAGGCTGTCAAGGATGGctccaagaagctcgagggcGATGTTGTCTGGCGACTGTATGACACTTTCGGCTTCCCTGTTGATCTGACCCGATTGATGGCGGAGGAGCGAGGCCTTGAGATTGACGACGCTGAGGTCGAGGCTGCTCGTATCAAGGCCCGCGAGGCCAGCAAGGCTGTTAAGGAGTCTGTCCAGACTTTCTCCAAGCTCAACGTCCACCAGATTGCCGAGCTCGAGCAGCAGCTCAAGGTCGAGCGAACCAACGACGATGCCAAGTTCCTCCAGGGCGacagcaagggcaaggtgCAGCTCATCTACGACGGCAAGTCGTTCCTCAAGTCGACCAATGATATTCCTGAGAAGACCGCCCTCGGTCTCCTTCTCGACAACACCAACTTCTACGCCGAGTCCGGTGGTCAGGTCGCCGATACCGGCCGAATTGTCATTGACGATGTTGCCGAGTTCAATGTGCTGGACGTCCAGAACTTTGGTGGCTACATCCTTCACAGCGGTTACATCGAGTATGGTGCTCTGAACTCTGGAGATGAGGTCATCTGCGAGTATGACGAGCTTCGTCGATCGCCTATCCGAAACAACCACACTGGTACTCACATCCTGAACCACTCGCTGCGGGAAGTCCTTGGTGATGATATTCACCAGAAGGGTTCGCTGGTGGACAACGAGAAGCTGCGATTCGATTTCTCCCACAAGACTGGCGTCAAGATTGAGGAGCTTAGGAAGATTGAGGATAGGTCCAACGAGTATATCCGCCGCGGCTCCCGTATCTTCGCCAAGGATGTTGACCTGGACCTTGCCCGCCAGATTGAGGGCTGCCGTGCCGTCTTTGGCGAGACCTACCCCAACCCCGTCCGTGTTGTGTCCATTGGCAAGGACATTGACGAGATGCTTGCTGACCCTAAGAACGTGGAGTGGCGCCAGTACAGTGTCGAGTTCTGCGGTGGCACCCACGTTGAGCAGACCGGCCTGATCAAGGATCTTGTCCTTATCGAGGAGAGCGGCATCGCCAAGGGTATTCGGCGTATCATTGCCTACACTGGCGAGGCGGCGCACCAGGTCCAGCGTGAGGCTGAGGAgtttgccaagaagctcgacgCCCTTGAGAAGCTGGATTTCACTGAGAAGGAGTCCCAGGTCAAGGCTGTGTCTGTGGAGCTCAGCCAGCTCACCATCTCTACTCTGACCAAGGATGAGCTCAACAAGCGATTCCAGAAGATCTCGACTGCCGTTGTGGCGGAGCAGAAGAAGCGTcagaaggccgaggccaagactgcGCTCGACACAGTCCTCAAGCACTTCAAGGCCAATGAGGATGCCAAGTGGTTCGTTGGCCGCCTGCCTATCGGTGCCAACGCCAAGGCTGTCGGTGAGGTCGTGAAGCACTTCcagggcaaggacaaggagaagtcTGTGTACCTGTTTGGTGGCAGCAAGGAGGAGGGTGCCGTTGTGCACGGTGTCTATGTCGGAACT CATCTCTCTTCGCAGGGCGTCACCGCCGAGCAGTGGGCTGCTTCCGTGTCCGAGGTCATCGGTGGCCGGTCAGGAGGCAAGGAGCCAACCCGACAGGGCCAGGGCACCAAGCCCGAGAACCTCGACGAGGGTGTTGAGACGGCGACGAAGTGGCTCAGCGAGAAGCTGAAGTTGTAA
- a CDS encoding Protein arginine methyltransferase NDUFAF7 codes for MDSPIVAQLFRQLFRHRPRGCKGNFPRLPNGIRPGPGRAAHQSRMYAAGRPSSDRGMKKNESRWQQRTHILPQDRSAEFAEYPYISLAELKQRKERPRKVKMLLRDFIDEVPDSLYNPSYGYFSKQAVIFSPGEPFDFGSMRDELEFQSELGRRYTEFEDILDDREGDNPTRQLWHTPTELFRPYYGEAIARYLVSNYRLTTYPYHDLLIYEMGAGRGTLMLNILDYIREVDPQVYARTKFNIIEISTSLAALQNRHLLSTAASRGHTDKVEIVNRSIFDWDQYVPSPCFFLAMEVFDNFSHDGIRYDVATEEPLQGHVLIDGDGDFYEFYVHELDPVAARYFRVRHAATGGDYPKPYPTNAALRYLSTKVPFAANLSDPEFIPTRLMQFFDVLEKYFPAHRLVTSDFDWLPQAVKGMNAPVVQTRYKRRMVPVTTPLVHQGYFDILFPTDFRITEAIYRAITGKLTRVMSHGDFMRKWAYVEDTETRSGENPLLSHYRNASVLVTV; via the exons ATGGACTCCCCCATTGTGGCCCAGCTGTTCCGCCAGCTCTTCCGGCACCGTCCCCGGGGCTGTAAGGGAAACTTCCCCCGCCTGCCCAATGGCATCCGCCCCGGCCCCGGCCGCGCTGCACACCAGAGCCGGATGTACGCCGCTGGCCGTCCCTCGAGCGATCGCGGCATGAAGAAGAACGAGAGTCGATGGCAGCAGCGAACGCACATTCTACCTCAGGATCGGTCCGCAGAGTTTGCAGAGTACCCATATATATCGCTGGCCGAGCTCAAGCAGCGCAAGGAGAGGCCccgcaaggtcaagatgCTGCTCCGGGACTTTATCGACG AGGTTCCAGACAGTCTGTATAACCCCTCGTATGGGTATTTCTCCAAGCAGGCCGTCATCTTCAGTCCTGGCGAGCCTTTTGACTTTGGCTCCATGCGCGATGAGCTCGAGTTCCAGTCAGAGCTTGGACGGCGGTACACCGAGTTCGAGGACATCCTCGATGATCGTGAGGGCGACAATCCGACACGGCAGCTCTGGCATACACCTACTGAGCTCTTCCGCCCCTACTATGGCGAGGCCATCGCCCGGTACCTCGTCTCAAACTACCGACTCACCACCTACCCCTACCACGATCTCCTCATCTACGAAATGGGCGCCGGCCGCGGCACCCTCATGCTCAACATCCTTGACTATATCCGCGAAGTCGACCCGCAGGTCTACGCCCGAACAAAGTTCAACATCATCGAGATCTCGACCTCCCTCGCCGCTCTACAGAACCGGCACCTTCTCTCCACGGCGGCGTCCCGGGGCCACACCGACAAGGTCGAGATCGTCAACCGTTCCATCTTCGACTGGGATCAGTACGTCCCCTCGCCgtgcttcttcctcgccatgGAGGTCTTTGACAACTTCTCCCACGACGGTATCCGCTACGACGTCGCTACCGAGGAGCCCCTCCAGGGTCACGTCCTcatcgatggtgatggcgactTTTACGAGTTCTACGTCCATGAGCTCGACCCTGTCGCTGCCCGCTACTTCCGTGTTCGCCATGCTGCCACTGGCGGCGACTACCCCAAACCATACCCGACCAACGCCGCCCTGCGATACCTTTCCACAAAGGTCCCCTTCGCGGCCAACCTCTCAGACCCCGAGTTCATCCCCACTCGCCTCATGCAGTTCTTTGATGTCCTGGAAAAGTACTTTCCCGCACATCGGCTCGTCACCTCCGACTTTGACTGGCTCCCCCAGGCTGTCAAGGGTATGAACGCCCCCGTCGTCCAGACACGGTACAAGCGGCGTATGGTGCCCGTCACGACGCCTCTG GTCCACCAGGGTTACTTTGACATCCTCTTCCCCACCGACTTCCGGATCACAGAGGCCATCTACCGAGCCATCACGGGGAAGCTCACTCGCGTTATGTCTCATGGTGACTTTATGCGCAAGTGGGCGTATGTCGAGGACACCGAGACTCGCAGCGGGGAGAACCCCTTGTTGTCGCATTACCGCAATGCCAGCGTTCTTGTGACTGTGTAA
- a CDS encoding Cysteine synthase 2 gives MSLSDHPKAYGTAAVVFAFTTGILVTLGFKDFYPDLERRYQRKRRANSGGSRRPSLFWGTPVTLEDHESEPSSPSPYDVARNSLAYGIEGTIGNTPLIKIQSLSDATGRTIMAKAEFLNGAGNSPKDRVALNMINEAEAQGLLTPHQGDTIYEGTVGSTGISLATLARAKGYRAHICMPSDMALEKSDLLLHLGATVERVTPAPITSPDHFVNLARRRAVEHAEKANDGSKGFFANQFESEANWQAHFNATGPEIWRQTNGDIDAFVAGAGTGGTVSGVAKYLKEEENATNLKIVLADPQGSGLYNKVRHGVMYSSTEREGTRRRQQVDTMVEGIGITRLTENFEAGRELIDDAVRVTDEQACRMARWLVEHDGIFVGSSSSVNCVAAVATAMTLPPGSRVVTILCDSGTRHLSKFWKHIKEKGLEGEGQGEATNLFTELGIPEKE, from the coding sequence ATGTCTTTGAGCGATCACCCCAAGGCCTACGGCACGGCCGCCGTGGTCTTCGCCTTTACTACAGGCATTCTCGTCACCCTCGGCTTCAAGGACTTTTACCCAGACCTCGAGCGTCGGTACCAACGTAAGCGCCGCGCAAACTCGGGGGGTTCGCGTCGGCCGAGTCTGTTCTGGGGTACACCTGTCACCCTCGAGGACCACGAGTCggagccatcatcaccgtcGCCGTATGATGTCGCTCGCAACAGCTTAGCCTATGGCATAGAGGGCACCATCGGCAACACGCCTCTAATCAAGATCCAGTCCCTATCCGATGCCACGGGCCgcaccatcatggccaaggccgagttcCTCAACGGCGCTGGGAACAGTCCTAAGGACCGTGTTGCACTGAACATGATCAATGAGGCCGAAGCCCAAGGTCTTTTGACGCCACACCAAGGCGATACCATCTACGAAGGTACTGTTGGCAGCACGGGTATTTCACTTGCGACTCTCGCTCGCGCAAAGGGCTACCGCGCCCACATTTGCATGCCCTCAGACATGGCCCTTGAAAAGTCTGATCTACTTCTACACCTCGGCGCAACGGTCGAGCGAGTGACGCCGGCGCCTATTACCAGCCCCGATCACTTTGTCAACCTCGCCCGGCGTCGGGCTGTCGAGCACGCCGAAAAGGCCAATGACGGCAGCAAGGGCTTCTTTGCGAACCAGTTCGAGTCTGAGGCCAACTGGCAGGCACACTTTAACGCGACGGGACCCGAGATCTGGCGGCAAACCAACGGCGACATTGATGCCTTTGTGGCCGGCGCAGGAACTGGCGGTACCGTCTCTGGCGTCGCAAAGTATctcaaggaggaagagaacgCGACAAATCTCAAGATTGTCCTCGCCGACCCGCAGGGCAGTGGCTTATACAACAAGGTCCGCCATGGTGTTATGTATTCGTCGACAGAGCGCGAGGGCACCCGTCGGCGGCAACAGGTCGATACCATGGTCGAAGGCATTGGAATTACACGACTGACGGAGAACTTTGAGGCGGGCCGCGAGCTCATTGACGACGCCGTGCGTGTGACGGATGAACAGGCATGCCGGATGGCACGGTGGCTCGTCGAGCACGACGGCATCTTCGTCGGTAGCAGCAGCTCCGTCAACTgcgtcgccgccgtcgccacCGCCATGACTCTTCCTCCGGGAAGTCGCGTCGTGACGATCCTCTGCGACTCTGGAACAAGACATCTGAGCAAGTTCTGGAAGcacatcaaggagaaggggcTTGAGGGGGAGGGCCAGGGCGAGGCGACCAACCTGTTTACCGAGTTAGGGATACCCGAGAAAGAATGA
- a CDS encoding Transcription elongation factor, whose translation MPSMDERELASRVKALTKCVAANEPPENAIKLLESLKKDASPTEEMLRATRAGVFVGKLRSNSNKEIARAAAELVTKWKKLVEQEKNSKLHKAKMGSPAPAPTSSPAAPPPSSSGGAKKAFKGDPEKRKYDSDGVDIKRTDSTVRNQCIGLIYNGLAYRSTVSESDVIAKAVAVEHAAYTRNKGETPEYKKKIRSLFTNLKNKSNKDLGRRVMSGDISADRFVVMTDDELKSEDQRKKEIELEKENMKKAQVPMAEKSISEDLECGRCKKKKVSYTQAQTRAADEPMTTFCECMACGHRWKFS comes from the exons ATGCCGTCTATGGATGAACGTGAGCTCGCCTCGCGCGTCAAGGCGCTCACAAAGTGCGTCGCTGCGAACGAACCCCCCGAGAACGCCATCAAGCTGTTGGAGTCGCTCAAGAAGGATGCCTCCCCCACCGAGGAGATGCTGAGG GCTACAAGGGCCGGTGTCTTTGTCGGCAAACTTCGCTCCAATTCCAACAAGGAGATCgcccgcgccgccgccgaacTCGTCACCAAATGGAAGAAGCTTGTCGAGCAAGAAAAGAATTCGAAGCtccacaaggccaagatgggcTCGCCTGCTCCCGCTCCCACCTCGTCTCCGGCCGCTCCGCCGCCCTCGTCGTCCGGTggtgccaagaaggcctTCAAGGGCGACCCCGAGAAGCGCAAGTACGACAGCGATGGCGTGGATATCAAGCGCACCGATTCCACCGTCCGCAACCAGTGTATCGGTCTCATCTACAACGGACTGGCTTATCGCTCAACTGTCTCCGAGTCCGACGTCATCGCAAAGGCCGTTGCTGTTGAGCACGCTGCCTACACTCGCAACAAGGGAGAGACGCCCGAGTATAAGAAGAAGATTCGATCGCTCTTTACCAACCTCAAGAACAAGTCCAACAAGGACCTCGGCCGCCGTGTCATGAGCGGCGACATCTCGGCGGACAGGTTCGTGGTCATGACGGATGACGAGCTCAAGAGCGAGGACCAGCGcaagaaggagattgagctggagaaggagaacatGAAGAAGGCTCAGGTGCCCATGGCGGAGAAGAGTATTAGCGAAGATCTCGAGTGCGGCCGctgcaagaagaagaaggtcagCTACACCCAGGCCCAGACGCGAGCCGCCGATGAACCGATGACGACCTTTTGCGAATGCATGGCTTGCGGACACCGATGGAAG TTCTCTtaa
- a CDS encoding Sm domain-containing protein, whose protein sequence is MDSEQAREYLSGILNKNLRVYTTDGRLFWGALKCTDPDRNIVLAHTYEYRQPSSRQRAEAAEKAGGETIKLDMSSRYLGLVVVPGHHIVKMEVEEFASQMRNQI, encoded by the exons ATGGACTCGGAGCAGGCTCGAGAATACCTATCGGGTATTCTAAACAAGAACCTGCGTGTATACACCACAGATGGTCGCCTATTCTGGGGTGCTCTAAAATGCACCGACCCT GATAGGAACATTGTTCTTGCTCATACATACGAGTACCGGCAACCGTCATCTAGGCAGCGTGCAGAAGCAGCCGAAAAGGCCGGTGGCGAAACAATCAAGCTTGACATGAGCTCCCGCTATCTGGGACTAGTAGTGGTGCCTGGACATCACATCGTCAAGATGGAGGTTGAGGAATTTGCGAGCCAAATGCGGAACCAGATTTGA